In Nocardioides daphniae, the DNA window TGCTCTCGGCCGCCCGCACCGCCTCGCCCGTGCAGGCCGAGCGGCTCGCCGCCGCAGCCCGCGGGGTCGACGACCACCTGGCCCTGCTCACCGGGCTCCCGCGGCCCGAGCGCCAGGTCGAGCTGCGCGACGGCGTCCTCGGCGAGATCCTCACCGAGCTGGCGCTCACGTGCGACGTGGTCGTCGACACCGGCGCCGACCTGCTGGCGCCCCACGGTCTGCGTGACGGGGTCGCCGGGCTCACCCTGGAGGCGCTCGAGTCGGCCGACGAGGTGGTCGTCGTGGGGGCGGCCGACCCGGTCGGCCTGGCCCGCCTCGCGCGTGGCCTGGTGCAGCTGCGGGAGGGCTGGAGCGACACCCCGGTCCGGGTCGTCGTCAACCGGATGCGCCCCTCGCTGGGCTGGTCGCGCGCCGACGTCGCCGCCATGGTCGAGGGCTTCGCCTCGGTCTCCTCGCTGCACTTCCTGCCCGACGACCGGCAGGCCGTCGACCGTGCGCTCGTCGCGGCCCGCAGCGTGGCGCACGAGGAGGGGAGTGCGTTGGCCGGCGGCGTACGCGAGCTCGTCGACGCCCTGCACCCCGACACCTACCGCGCGCAGCCGCGCGGGGCCGGGTGGCCGCGGCTCAGGAGGCGAACAGCAGGAACAGTCCGCCAGCGGTGAAGGCCACCATCGCGACGAGCAGCGAGAGCTGACCACGCACCTGGTGCTCCTTGGGCAGCAGCGTCATGGCCCGGTCGTGCGAGGCGACCGCACCCAGCACGTGGCCGGTGACCACCGCGACGACCTTCATCACCGCCAGCGCCGTGGCCTGGTAGGCGATGGAGTGGTTGACCGCCCACCCGCCGGTGCCGAACCAGTCGTCGCCGCGCGACAGTGGGTCGCTCATCTGGATGACCGTGGTCTGGCCGAGCACGACCAGGTAGGAGAAGTAGTGGGCGACCATGTAGCCCACCACGATCGGCGGCGTCATCGAGTGCGCGTAGCGACGCGGCAGGTCGAGGCGGCGCGCGCCCGGCGCCAGGCCGGTCGCCATCGTGCCGAGCGTGAGGATCGCCCCGGCGAGCAGGACGAAGCCGGCCAGCGCGAGGTTGTTGAGCAGCGTCTGGTCGATCTCGTTGGTCTGGAGGAACTTCACCCACGGCGGTGACTCCCGGAAGGAGTCGTAGGCGGTGCTGCCCAGCAGGACCGCCATCACCGCGGGCAGCCCCGGGCTGGGGGGCGTGGAGGCGAGGTTGCGCAGGGGGGAGACCAGCACCAGCCGGCCGTCGGCGCGACGTCCCCACACCGACAGCCTGGCCAGCAGCGAGGAGTAGACCTCGAAGGGGTCCGCGGCGGCCAGGAAGCGGTTGCCGAAGAGGAGCGCGCCGAGCACCATGGCGACGGCGTAGACGGTGATCCACAGCCGCAGCGTGCCGAGCGCGGTCTGGGAGGGGGAGACGAGCTCGAGCCAGACGAAGGCGTAGAGACCCGCGGCGGCGAGCCACAGGCCGAGCCGCTCGGGGAAGGCGTACAGGCCGGTCTCGGGGTCGACCCGCAGCAAGCGGGAGAGCACCGCGTTGACCGCGCGGAAGGGGCTGAACGCCTTCCACACCGGACCGAGGACGAGGCTGGCCGGGACGATTCCGACCCAGAGCAGCACGTAGACCATGCCGAAGGCCGGGTTGGTCTCCAGGTCCTGACCGGCGACCAGGGTCAGCCCGAGGTAGGCGGAGGCGAGGAGGCCGACGACGGCCATGGCCACCCGCGCGGCCGTGGACTCCACGACGGCCTGGAGCTGCGGCAGGGGCCGCGAGCGCTCCATCGACTCGAAGCGCGGGTTGCGCCAGGCGATGGCCAGGACGACGAAGGAGACGACCAGCGCGGCGACGGCGCCGACGACCGCGAACTCCGCCGGGATGGGCAGGTCCTTGGCGCCGCCCAGGCCGTGGGCGGAGTAGGTGCCGTCCACGTCAGCGGACTTCGAGCTGGAGCACGACCACGTCGGGGTCGTGCAGCTCGACCTCGGCGACCCGGGCTGGTCCAGCGTGGCCTCGATCGTGGTGGTGCCCTCCTCGAACGCCCACTCCTGCTCGGGGTTGGAGTGCACGTGCATCTCACCGGCACGGTCGGCGGTGATCTCGACGGTGAAGGGCTCACCGGCCGGGACCTCGACCCGCTCACCGAGCGGGGAGACCTCGTCGTCGGTGATCGTGATGGAGATCTTCTCCGGCGCCGGGGAGTCGGTCGGCTCGTCCTCGGAGCAGCCGGTCAGCGCCAGCGCCGCGGCCAGGGCCAGGGCAGCCACTCGGGGGGTCGATCGGGATCCAGCCACGCGGGCAGACATCTGGGTGTTTCTCCTCCGGTCGGGATCTTTCTGCCAGAATCCCATGTGCAGGCAAGCAGATGGACGGAAGGGCAGACATGACGGAGCGGCTCCGGCCGCGGGACCTGGCCTTCCTGGCCACGGATTCGCCCTCGACCCCCATGCACAACGCGACCCTCGAGGTCTTCGAGAGCGGCACCCTCGACCACGCCCGGGCCCTCGAGCTGGTCCAGGATCGGATCTCCTACGTGCCCCGCTACCGCCAGCGCCTGCAGTACGTGCCCGGGCAGCTCGCCAACCCGCTGTGGGTCGACGACACCGAGTTCGACCTGACCTACCACGTGCGTCGCTCCGCGCTGCCGCGTCCCGGCACCATGGACCAGCTGCGTGAGCTGACCGCCCGCATCGTCTCGCGTCCCCTCGACCGCAGCCGCCCGCTCTGGGAGGTCTACGTGATCGAGGGCCTCGAGGAGGGGCGCGTCGCGATGCTGTCGAAGTCGCACCAGATCCTCGTCGACGGCGTCGAGACCGTCGACCTCGGCCAGGTCGTCATGGACGTCGACCCCGACCAAGGGCCGCTCGGCCTTGACGAGGAGTGGCGCCCACGGCGTACGCCGACGCCTGCGGCCCTGGTGCTGGGTGCGGTCGCCGACAACCTCGAGTCACCCCGCACCCTCCTCCAGACCGTACGCAGCGGAGCCGGCGCCGTCGGTCGGCGCGCGGAGTCGGTGGCGACCCGGGTCGGCCAGGTGGCCGGAGTCTTCTCGTCGCGCCCTGCGGCGGTCTCGCCGGTCAACGGCGAGCTCTCCCAGCAGCGCCGCATCGTTACCGTGGCCACCGACCTGGCTGACTACCGCACGATCCGTCGGGTGCACCAGACGACCGTCAACGACGTCGTCCTGGCCACCGTCACCGGTGCCCTGCGCGGCTGGCTGATGACCCGCGACGAGGCGCTCTACGGGATCAAGAAGCTGAAGGCCGTCGTGCCGATGTCGGTCATCGACGACGAGCTCGAGGCCACCTCGCTCGGCACCCAGGTGATCGGCCACGAGGTCAACCTGCCGATCGGTGAGGTCAGCCCCGTGGTCCGCCTGCTCCAGGTGAGCTACAGCTTCAACGGCCACCGCGAGACCGGCCGTGCGGTCAGCGCCCAGCGGCTGACCGGCATCGCCGGCTTCGCCCCGACGACCTTCCACGCGCTCGGGTCGCGGGTCGCGGCCCGTGAGCTGCGTCGGGGCTTCCACGTCTCGGTGACCAACGTGCCGGGGCCGCAGTTCCCGCTCTACGCTGCGGGCGCGCAGATGCTGGAGACCTACCCGATCCACCCGCTGCTGCCGGGCCACGCCCTGGCGATCGGGGTGACGTCCTACGACGGCCAGGTCTTCTACGGCATCACCGCCGACCGTGACCTCGTGCCCGACGCCGACGTCCTGGGCCAGTGCCTGCTGGAGACGCTGGAGGAGCTCAAGGACACCGCCACGGACGTACGGCCCCGGGCGCCGCGCGGCCGCAAGAAGAAGGCGGTCAAGAAGTCCGAGCCGGCCGGCCGGAAGCCTGCCCAGAAGCCTGCCCAGAGCCGGGAGAAGAAGTGAGCGTCCGGGTCTACCTGCCCACCACCCGTGCCGGCCTGGCCGCCCTCGTCGGCGGCGACGATGACTGGCGCGCGGTCGCCGGCGCCGAGCCGGTGGTGGCCGAGGGTGACTCCGAGGACGAGGAGTACGCGGCGCTGATGACCGCCGCCGACGCCTCCACCGCCCTCTACGAGACCCTCGGGGAGGCGGGACGACGGCGCGTGGTCGTGGTCGCCGAGGTCGCCTCGCCCGACGCCCCGGTCGGGCTCGGCGACGTCGCGTCGGTGCACCTCGACACCGACGACCGCGCCGCGAACGCGGACCCCGACGACGACCTGGCGTGGTTCGTCCCGGAGGAGCTCCAGCACCTGCTCTGAGGTGCGGAGCCGGGCCCGGCCGTCGCTCAGGCCAGGTGCTTGACGCCGACCTCGTGCTCGGTGCGCAGCGCCGCCTTGAGCAGGTCGACGACGACGCCCTCGAGCTTGCCGCCGACCAGCGGGATCGAGACGGTGACCTCGAGGTCGACGGTCTCGACGGTCCGGCCACCGGCCTCGCGCAGCGAGACCGTGCCGCTGATCTGGCCGGGCTTGCCGGGGATGCCGACGGTGTAGTCGCCCGCGGTGAGGTCGCGCCATGCCTCGCGGTGGACGATCGTGATCTGGTCGCCGACGACCTTCGCGGCCACCGCGGGCACGCCGGTGACGGCCTGGACCCGCTCGACCGTGACGTCGGCGGCGTCGCCGTCGGCGGTCACGGTGACGTCGTGGCTGATGACGCGCTGGCGCTCGCAGACCTTCTCGCGGAAGGCGGGGTCGCGCAGCATGGCAGCCACCTCGGCCAGCGGCGCGTCGTAGGTCAGCTCGTGCTGGAGTCGCTTCGTCATGGGGCCATCATGACGCCTCGCCCGGGGCCGGGTGTTGCCGCGTCCAGAGGCGCCACCTAGGGTCGAGGGCGTGTCGATCAGCAGCACGGAGGCAGAGAAGACGACGGTGCTCTCGCACGCGGCCGACAGGGCGCGGCGAGGGCCGCTTCCTGACGGGGCGTTGGTGGAGGCCTACTTCCGCCACGTCGCCCCGGAGGACGTCGTGGCGCGCGAGGACGAGCTCGTCGACGTGGTGGTCAGCCACCACGACCTGGCGCGGGTGCGGCCGGAGGGCCGAGCCAACCTCAGGGTGAGCGAGGTCGGCGACCGCACGGTGGTCGAGGTGGTCACCGACGACATGCCCTTCCTGGTCGACTCGGTCACGATGGAGCTGGTGCGCCAGCACCGCCCGATCCACCTGGTCGTCCACCCGCGCTGGTCGGTGCGACGGGACGCCGTCGGCACGCTGCTGGACATCGCGCCGGTCGACGACGCCGTGCCTGACCGCGAGAAGGCCCGCAACGAGTCGTGGATCAGGGTCGAGGTCGACCGGGTCGCCGACGAGGACGACGCCGCCGTCCTGGCCGAGGGGCTCGACCGGGTGCTGCGCGACGTGCGTGAGGCCGTCGAGGACTGGCCGCGCATGCGGTCCCATGTCCGCTCCCTGGCCGAGGGGCTGGACGACGTCCCGGCCGACGTGCCCCGCGACGAGGTCGCCGCCGCCCGGGCCCTGCTGGAGTGGCTGGCCGACGACCACTTCACCTTCCTGGGCTGCCGCGAGTACCGCCTCGAGACCCGCGAGGGGGAGAAGGGCGAGGAGCTCTTCCTGCGTCCGGTGCCCGGCTCGGGCCTGGGCATCCTGCGCGACGACCCGGACCTCTCCGTCGAGCCGCCGGCGCTCAGCGAGGCCGGCGAGCGTGCCGCCCGCATGCGTACGCCGCTGGTGCTCACCAAGGCCAACTCGCGCGCCACCGTCCACCGCCGTGCCTACCTCGACTACGTCGGGGTGCGGCTCTTCGCCGAGGACGGCTCGGTCGCCGGCGAGCACCGCTTCCTCGGCCTGCTCTCCTCGGGCGCCTACACCGAGTCGATCCTGCGGATCCCGGTGGTGCGCGAGCGGGCCGCCGCCGTGCTCGCGCGGGTGGGCTTCGACGCCCACTCCCACGCGGGCAAGGAGGTCATCGACATCCTCGAGAACTACCCGCGCGACGAGCTCTTCCACACCAGCGTCGACGACCTCGTGCCGGTCGTGCGCAGCCTCCTGTACGCCGGTCAGCGGCGCCGGTTGGCGGCCTTCGGGCGCCGCGACCCCTTCGGTCGCTTCGTCTCGATCCTCGTGCACCTGCCGCGCGACCGCTACAGCACTGTCGTGCGGGAGCGATTCGCCGAGATCCTGCGCACCGAGCTGGGCGGCGAGGAGGTGGAGTTCTCCGCGCGCGTCGACGAGTCGCCGACGGCGCGGGTCCACTTCGTCCTGCACCCGCCCGCCGGGAAGCGGATCGGCCAGTTCGACGCCGCCGTCATCGAGGAGAAGCTCGCCCAGGCGTCGCGCTCGTGGCGCGACGACTTCGTGGTCGAGGCGACCGGGCCTGACGAGGACGCGCGAGAGCTGCGCACCTGGGCGGAGTCGTTCCCCGAGGGCTACAAGGAGCGTTTCAGCGCCACCGAGGCGGTGGCCGACATGGAGCGCCTCCGCGCGATCACGCCGCCCGCGGCGGAGCGGGGTGGGGAGGGTCACCCGGTCAACGGCTTCGACCTCTCCCTGGTCGAGGAGCCGGTCGACGAGAGCAGCCCGGAGCGTCGCGCGCAGCTCAAGGTCTACCGGGTCGGCGAGGCGATCTCGCTCTCCCACGTGCTGCCGCTGATCTCCTCGCTCGGCGTGGAGGTCGTCGACGAGCGACCGCACCGTCTCGAGGGGCTGGGCGCGACGACGTACGTCTACGAGTTCGGCCTGCGCCACCCCGGCCCGTTGCCCTACTCCGACCCCGACCTGGTGGTCGAGGCGCTGCTCGCGACGTGGCGCGGCCACAACGAGGTCGACGGCCTCAACGGCCTGGTGCTCGACGCCGGCCTGAGCTGGCGCCAGGTCGGGTGGCTGCGGGCGTACGCGAAGTACATGCGGCAGGGCAACAGCCCCTTCGGGCAGGCTTCGATCATCGACGCGCTGCGCGCCAACGTCGAGATCACCCGGATGCTGGTGGAGCTCTTCGAGGTCCGTTTCGACCCGGAGCACGACTGGACGGCCGAGGAGCGCGACACCCGGCAGGAGGAGGTCGAGCAGCGCCTCGCCGAGGCGCTCGACGCCGTCGTCAGCCTCGACCACGACCGCATCCTGCGCTCCTACCTGACCCACCTGCGGGCGACGCTGCGCACCAACGCGTTCCGGGTCGACGAGCACGGCGAGCCCCGGCCCCACCTGGCGCTCAAGCTCGACCCCGCGCGGATCCCCGGCCTGCCGGAGCCGCGCCCGGCGTACGAGATTTTCGTGCACTCGCCGCGCGTCGAGGGCGTCCACCTGCGCTTCGGCTCGGTGGCCCGCGGCGGCCTGCGCTGGTCGGACCGGCGCGACGACTTCCGCACCGAGGTCCTCGGCCTGGTCAAGGCACAGATGGTCAAGAACACCGTGATCGTGCCGGTCGGCGCGAAGGGCGGCTTCTACGCCAAGCAGCTGCCCGACATGTCCGACCGTGAGGCGTGGCTGGCGGAGGGCAAGGAGAGCTACCGCACCTTCATCCGGGGCCTGCTCGACGTCACCGACAACCTGGTCGAGGGCGAGGTCGTGCCGCCCGAGGGCGTGGTGCGCCACGACGGTGACGACTACTACCTGGTGGTGGCGGCCGACAAGGGCACCGCGACCTTCTCCGACATCGCCAACGAGCTCGCCGTCGAGCGCGGCTTCTGGCTCGGCGACGCCTTCGCCTCCGGCGGCTCGGTGGGCTACGACCACAAGGCGATGGGCATCACCGCCCGCGGCGCGTGGGTCTCGGTGCAGCGGCACTTCCGCGAGCGCGGCATCGACTGCCAGACCCAGGAGTTCACCTGCGTCGGCATCGGCGACATGTCCGGCGACGTCTTCGGCAACGGACTGCTCTGCTCCGAGACCACCCGGCTGGTGGCGGCCTTCGACCACCGCGACATCTTCGTCGACCCGCACCCCGACGCCGCGACCTCGTACGCCGAGCGTCGCCGCCTCTTCGAGCTCCCGCGCTCCAGCTGGCAGGACTACGACCGGTCGCTGATCTCCGAGGGTGGCGGGGTCTTCAGCCGCTCCGCGAAGTCGGTGCCGGTCACCCCCCAGATGCGCGAGGTGCTCGGCCTGGACGAGGGCGTCACCTCGCTCGCGCCGACCGACCTGATCCGGGCCGTGCTCACCGCTCCGGTCGACCTGCTGTGGAACGGCGGCGTCGGCACCTACGTGAAGGCGTCGACCGAGTCGCACGCCGACGTCGGTGACAAGAGCAACGACGCGTTGCGCGTCGACGGGCGCGACCTGCGCGCAGCCTGCGTGGGTGAGGGCGGCAACCTCGGCTTCACCCAGGCCGGGCGCATCGAGTACGCCCGGGAGACCGGTGGTGCGATCAACACCGACTTCATCGACAACTCGGCCGGCGTGGACACCTCCGACCACGAGGTCAACATCAAGATCCTGCTCGACCGCGTCGTCGCCACGGGCGCCCTGGACGCCGACCACCGCAACACCCTGCTCGCCTCGATGACCGACGAGGTCGGCGCGCTGGTGCTGCGCGACAACTACGAGCAGAACCTGGCGCTCTCCAACGCGGTCGCGACCGCCCCCGAGATGCTGCACGTGCACGAGGACTGGATGCGGGCGCTCACCTCCCAGGGCGTGCTCAACCGGGAGCTCGAGGGGCTGCCGTCGTCGAAGGAGGTGAAGCGGCGCCTGGAGGCCGGCGAGGGGTTGACCGGTCCGGAGCTCGCGGTGCTGCTGTCGTGGACCAAGATCGTCCTGGCCGACGAGCTGCTCGCCTCCGACATCCCCGACGACCCCTACCTGCGCGGCGACCTGATCGGCTACTTCCCCTCCGCGATGCGCCAGGACTACCGCGCCCAGATGATGGAGCACCCGCTGCGGCGCGAGATCGTCACGACCCAGGTGGTCAACGAGCTGGTCAACGGGGCGGGCCTGACCTACTGGATGCGGCTGGCATCGGAGACCGGGCAGTCGGCGGCCGAGCTGACCCGCGCCAACTTCGTCGCCCGCGAGATCTTCGGCTCCGCGGCGCTGCGGGCCGACGTCGACGCGCTCGACAACGTGCTGCCCGCGACGGTGCAGACCCGGATGCGGATCGAGATGCGCACGCTGGTCGAGCGCACCTCACGCTGGCTGGTCAACCACTACGACCCGCCGATCGACAGCGAGGAGGTCGTCGACGCCCTGAGCGTCCCGGTGCAGCGGCTGATGGCGGCGCTGCCGGAGATCCTCGAGGGCCACGAGCGGACCACGTTCGAGGAGCGGCGCGCGACGTTGACGTCGGCCGGCGTCGACCCTGAGCTGGCCACGCGCGTCGCGGTCCTGCCCGCGGCGTACGCGTTGCTCGGCGTCGTGGCCACCGCGCGCCGCGACGGCGTCGACCCCGAGACGGTCGCGCGCGCCCACTACGCGCTGGGGGAGCGGTTGGGGCTGCCGGTGCTGGTGCGGGCCGTCGTGGCGCTGCCGCGCGGCGACCGGTGGCAGGCGATGGCGCGTGCGGCGCTGCGCGACGACCTGTACGCCGTGCACGCGCGCCTGACCAGCGAGGTGCTGGCCGCGAGTGCCGAGGCGGGCGAGGCGTCCGCGGAGGCTCGCGTCGCGACCTGGGAGGAGCAGCGCGGGGAGCGGGTGGAGACGGCTGTCGCCACCCTGAAGGAGATCATCGGCGAGGAGGAGCCCGACCTGGCCCGGATGTCGGTGGGGCTGCGCGTGGTGCGCAGCCTCCTGGACAACGGCTGAGGGGAGGCGGGCTCAGCTCGCCTTCTTGACCTGCTTCTTCGCGGTGGCCTTGGACGCGGTCTTCTTGGCCGTGGACTTGGAGGCGGCCTTCTCGGCGGTCGTCTTCTTCGCCGCCGTCTTCTTGGTCGCGGTCTTGGCCGTCTTGGCCGTCGTCTTCCTGGCCGTCGACTTCTTCGCTGCCTTCTCGGGGGTGCTGGCCTCCTCCGGCACCTCCTCGCCGCGTGCCTGCTTGGCCGCGGCGACCGACTTCTGCAGGGCCGCCAGCAGGTCGACGACCTCGCCGGAGCTCTTCGTGCTGGTCTCGGTGCGCTTGACCTCGCCGCCCTCGATCTTGGCCTTGACCAGGGCCTCGACGGCGTCGGCGTAGTCGTCCTCGAACTCGGTGGCGTCGAAGTCGCCGGCCAGCGTCTCGACGAGCATCTGGGCCATCTTGACCTCGGAGTCCTTGACCTCGCCCAGCTCGACGGAGAAGTCCGGCACCCGGATCTCGTCGGGCCACATCATCGTCTGGAGCACGATCACGTCACCGTTGTCGGTGGGGCGCACCCGCAGCACGGCCACCGACGTGCGCTGGCGCAGCGCGACGGTGACCACGGCCATCCGGTCCGACTCGACCAGCGCCTCGCGGAGCAGGGCGTACGCCTTGGCGCCGCTGGCGTCGGGCTCGAGGTAGTAGGACTTCTCGAAGAGCATCGGGTCGATCTGGTCGCTCGGCACGAACTTCTCCACGGAGATCTCGCGCGAGGAGGTGAGCGGGAGGTCCTTGAAGTCGTCGTCGGTGAGGATGACCATCTCGCCGTCCTCGGTCTCGTAGCCCTTGGCGATCTGGGAGTAGGGGACCTCCTCGCCGTCGATCGAGCAGATCCGCTGGTACTTGATGCGTCCGCCGTCAGCCTCGTGCACCTGCCGGAAGGAGACGTCGTGCGACTCGGTCGCCGAGTAGAGCTTGACCGGCACGTTGACCAGGCCGAACGAGACCGAGCCCTTCCAGATGGCACGCATGACGATCCTCCGTGCACCCGGGTCGCCCGGGTGTTCCCTCGACAGTGACTCGACAGTGAGAAGGCCAGTATCACCCACTGGGCCCATCGGGGAGGATGGGCGACATGCGCCCGATGCTCGCCACCCGCGGAGACCACGTGCCCGTCGGCGACGACTGGATCCACGAGGTGAAGTGGGACGGGATGCGCGTGATCGTCGAGGTGGCCGCCGGCCGCACCCGTCTGACCAGCCGCAACGGCAACGACGTGACCGGCGCCTTCCCCGAGCTGGCCACGCTCGAGGTGCCTGACCTGGTGCTCGACGGCGAGGTGGTCGCCTTCACCGACGGACGCCCCGACTTCGGCGCCCTGGCCACCCGGTTCCAGCGCCGTGGGCGCGGGGCGCTGCGCGGCGCCGAGGCGGTGCCGGCGACCCTGCTCGCCTTCGACGTCCTGCGCCTGGGTGAGCGCGACCTGCGGCGTGAGCCGCTGTCGGTGCGTCGCGAGCTGCTCGAGTCGTTGCACCTGGGCGACGACCAGGTGCAGGTGCCACCGACGTACGACGACGGGCAGATGCTGCTGGAGGCCACCCGGGCGCAGTCGCTGGAGGGGATCGTCTCCAAGCGGCTCGCCTCGCGCTACGAGGAGGGGGTCCGCAGCCGCAGCTGGCTGAAGTTCGCCCACCGCGCGCGCACCTCGTGGGTGGTCGGTGGCTGGCGCTTCGAGACCGGGTCGACGTCGCGGATCGGGGCGGTGCTGGTGGGGGAGCCGACCGAGGCGGGGTTCCTCTACCGCGGGCGTGTGGGGTCGGGGATCACCGGTCGCGTCGGCGTCGCGCTCAAGGAGACGCTGGAGGCGTACGCCGTCGACGCCAACCCGTTCGACGACGAGGTGCCTCGCCCCGACCGGCTCGGCACGCAGTGGGTGCGGCCCGAGGTGGTGGTCGACGTCGAGTCGCTGGGCTTCTCCTCCGGCGGGCGGCTGCGGCAGCCCTCCTTCCGCGGGGTGCGCGTCGACCTGTCCCCGGACGACCTGCGGAGCCAGTCGCGGGAGGCCGACGATGCCTGAGAAGTACGACAAGGCCGAGGTGCAGGTCGAGGTCGACGGGCGCCGCCTCACGATCAGCAGCCTCGACAAGGTGCTCTACCCGCGCACCGGCACCACCAAGGGCGAGGTGCTCCACTACTACGCCGCCATCGCGCCGGTGCTGCTGCCGCACCTGGCCGGGCGCTGCGTCACCCGGATCCGGTGGCCGCACGGGGTCGCCGACGGCAGCTTCTTCGAGAAGAACGTGCCCGGCGGCACGCCGTCGTGGGTGCACACCGCCGAGGTGCCGACGACCGGCTCGCGCACCGGCGCCGGCAGCGGCACGTTGCGCTTCCCGATCGTCGACGACGTCGCGACCCTGACCTGGCTGGCCAACCTGGCCGCCCTCGAGCTGCACGTGCACCAGTGGCGCGTCGACGAGCACGACCAGCCGCTGCCGCCGGACCGGTTGGTCATCGACCTCGACCCGGGTGAGCCGGCCACGCTGCACGAGTGTGCCCAGGTCGCGCTGCTGGTGCGGGAGGCGTTGCGCGAGCGCGGGCTGGAGAGCTGCCCCGTGACGAGTGGCTCCAAGGGCTGCACCTGTACGCCGGCCTCGACGGCGTGACGATCGACGACGAGGTCCCCGACAGCGACGTGGTCACGGCCTTCGCCAAGGAGGTGGCCGAGGAGCTGCAGGCCTCCCACGGCCAGCTGGTCACGGCGACGATGACGAAGTCACGTCGCGGCGGCAAGGTCTTCCTCGACTGGTCGCAGAATGCCGGCTCCAAGACGACGGTGTCGCCCTACTCGCTGCGCGGGCGGGAGCGGCCGACGGTGGCGACCCCGTTGACCTGGGACGAGGTGGCCCAGGTCGCCGACGACCCGTTGGCCTTCGAGCAGTTCACCGCCGAGGAGGTGCTGGCCCGGGTGGCCGAGCACGGCGACCTGCTCCAGCTCGACTGACGCTGCCTGTCTCCGGCGCTCAGCGGCCGCGGAGGCGGCGTACGAGGCCCACGCGCGGCGCGGCGAGGGTGGCGTCGACCAGCGACGCGAAGCGGTCGACGGTCTCGCTGCGGGTGCCGGCGTGACCGCGCTCCGGGCGGCCCTGCTGCCGGGTCTCGGCGACGGCAGCGCGCAGCTCGTCGAGGGTGCGGACCAGGCGGATGGTGCCCTCCTCGGCGAGCCGGGCGGTGAAGTCGACCTGGTGGCCGTCGACGTGCTCACCGAGGGCGGGGTCGCGCGGGGAGACCAGCGGGAGGTGGCGGCGGCGCGCGGCCTCCATGATCAGCCCGGGGCCGCCGTGGGTGATGACCACGTCGGCGTGGGTCAGCAGGTCGCCGAGCTCGCGGATGCCGAGGATGCGGCTGCCGTCGAGGTTGGCGGGCCGGTCGTCGGGCCACGTGGTGAAGCCGTGCTGGACGAACCACCGCTGGCCGTCCTCGGCGGCGAGGGTGGCCGCCCACTCGACCAGGCGGTCGTAGGGGTGGTGGTCGGTGCCGAGCAGCACGGCGACCTGCGGGTGCGCGGCCACGGTCACCACACCTTCCCGACGAGCACCGAGCCCGGGTAGAAGCGCTGCTGCTCGGGCCACTGCACGCAGAAGAGGTCGGTGACCGGGCGGCAGAGCCGGCCGGTCAGGGTGGGGGAGTCCACCCGGTCGATCACCTCGAGGTAGACGGTACGCGCCTGCGGTCCGGCGAGCCGGCGCAGCCAGAAGAACGGGACCGCCGCTCCGGCGCCGCTGGAGACGATGACGTCGGGGCGCTCGCGCCGCAGCAGGCGCAGGGCGAGCAGGGCGTTGCGCACGAGGTTGACCACGTTGCGCGTGGTGGGGGAGTGGGCGTAGGTGACCCGCTCGCCCTCCAGCTTGCTGACCGCGTCCTCGGTGTCGAAGGTGACCCAGTGGCGGTCGTGCTCCGACCACCA includes these proteins:
- a CDS encoding AAA family ATPase, which encodes MLVLASGAAWESDALDRLREASGIVVLKRCVDVDDLLASAATQQADVAVVSSDAPGLDGSTVQALRRHGVGVVAVTGTHLREDAEARLARVGVLAAVPETDLTSLPGALLALADHEAAVPAPRTPLADAPGAGDAGGAPRPAEPGRVTVVWGPVGAPGRTTVATAIASELARRSRATVLVDADPHASVAQHLGVQDQVSGLLSAARTASPVQAERLAAAARGVDDHLALLTGLPRPERQVELRDGVLGEILTELALTCDVVVDTGADLLAPHGLRDGVAGLTLEALESADEVVVVGAADPVGLARLARGLVQLREGWSDTPVRVVVNRMRPSLGWSRADVAAMVEGFASVSSLHFLPDDRQAVDRALVAARSVAHEEGSALAGGVRELVDALHPDTYRAQPRGAGWPRLRRRTAGTVRQR
- a CDS encoding WS/DGAT/MGAT family O-acyltransferase, which translates into the protein MTERLRPRDLAFLATDSPSTPMHNATLEVFESGTLDHARALELVQDRISYVPRYRQRLQYVPGQLANPLWVDDTEFDLTYHVRRSALPRPGTMDQLRELTARIVSRPLDRSRPLWEVYVIEGLEEGRVAMLSKSHQILVDGVETVDLGQVVMDVDPDQGPLGLDEEWRPRRTPTPAALVLGAVADNLESPRTLLQTVRSGAGAVGRRAESVATRVGQVAGVFSSRPAAVSPVNGELSQQRRIVTVATDLADYRTIRRVHQTTVNDVVLATVTGALRGWLMTRDEALYGIKKLKAVVPMSVIDDELEATSLGTQVIGHEVNLPIGEVSPVVRLLQVSYSFNGHRETGRAVSAQRLTGIAGFAPTTFHALGSRVAARELRRGFHVSVTNVPGPQFPLYAAGAQMLETYPIHPLLPGHALAIGVTSYDGQVFYGITADRDLVPDADVLGQCLLETLEELKDTATDVRPRAPRGRKKKAVKKSEPAGRKPAQKPAQSREKK
- a CDS encoding DUF6912 family protein, with amino-acid sequence MSVRVYLPTTRAGLAALVGGDDDWRAVAGAEPVVAEGDSEDEEYAALMTAADASTALYETLGEAGRRRVVVVAEVASPDAPVGLGDVASVHLDTDDRAANADPDDDLAWFVPEELQHLL
- a CDS encoding DUF2505 domain-containing protein → MTKRLQHELTYDAPLAEVAAMLRDPAFREKVCERQRVISHDVTVTADGDAADVTVERVQAVTGVPAVAAKVVGDQITIVHREAWRDLTAGDYTVGIPGKPGQISGTVSLREAGGRTVETVDLEVTVSIPLVGGKLEGVVVDLLKAALRTEHEVGVKHLA